A segment of the Spirosoma oryzicola genome:
TTGTCGAGCAGGCCCGGATGAAACCAGATTTTCTAGTGGGCTTGTTTAGCCAGACTCTGATTGGCAATCAGTTGATTAACGGACAGGAGCTTTTTTTTGGACCCGGTTATCGGTTCAATGGGGGACAGATTGGTATTACACTTCCCCTGCCCGGTCAGCCGCAGAAAGCCCGCATCAATGCCGCCCGAATCGGCGAGCAAATTGCCCGGACGGAACTGAAGAATCAGCAGTTCGCACTTAGTCAGCAACTGAGCCAGGCGGTTCAGCAATATGGGCTATTTCGGCAGGCACTGGCCTATTACGAAGCCAATGGACTACCCCAGGCCGAACTGATGCAGCAAAATGCCCGCAGCAGTTTCAGCCGTGGCGATATCGGTTACGTAGAATTTTCACTGGCGCTTCAACAAGCCTTCACGATCCAGTCAAACTACCTTGACCTGCTCAATCAATACAACCAATCGGTTCTATACATCAATTATTTACTGGGTAATCCCTGATGAACCACATGACTTACAAACTATACGCGTATAGCCTGCTGGCGGTTCTGATTATAGTTGTTGCTGCCGGGTGCCGCTCGACTGACAATCAGGGCAGTAAAGAACGTACGGATCAGGCGACAGCGACCGAGCCTACGAACGATTCCGCCACCGCAGGCCCGATTCAGGTGTCGCTCACGCAGGCTCAGTACAACGTAGCGGCCATTCAGTTGGGCCAGCCTACAGTGCGCACCCTTCATTCTACGTTGAAAGCGACCGGAACGATTGATGTGCCTGCGTCGAACCTGGTTTCTGTTGCCATTCCCTTCGGCGGATACATCCGGAAAATCGATCTGGAACCGGGCATGAAGGTACGGAAAGGGCAGCCGCTGGTCCAATTGGAAAACCCCGATTTTATCCAGCTCCAGCAGGATTATCTGGATACGAAAGCCAAGCTGGAATTTGCAGATCTTGACTTCGTCCGCCAGCAGGAACTGAGTCGCGAAAACGTAAACGCGTTAAAGGTTTTTCAGCAGGTACGAGCCAGCCGACAGAGCTTACAAGCTCAACTGGCAGGTATGTCCCAGCGCCTGGCGATGATGCACATCGAGGCCAAAAAGCTCAGTCCAAACCAGTTGACCCGCGTAGTTACGATCCCATCGCCCGTATCCGGTTTTGTTACCAAGGTACCCGTCAACAACGGTCGGTTTTTGAATCCATCTGACGTATTGGTTGAGATCACCAACGTCGACCACCTGCACGTTCAGCTCAATATTTACGAAAAAGACATCAGCCGGATTCACGCGGGCCAGCGGGTCCGTTTCAGCCTGGGCGGAGACTCCTCCTACGTGCATCAGGGAGAAATTTTCCTGATCGGAAAAGCCATCGCAGCTGACCGGACTATTACTGTACTGGCTCATCCGGACGGCTACGCAGCTGATTTTATTCCGGGAGGCTATGTATCAGCCCTTATCGAAGTACAAACGCAGCCCTTACCCACTCTGCCCGAATCGGCGGTTGTTCGGTACGGAGGCAAGTCGCTAATTTATGTTCTCGCGAAGAAATACAGTAACCCAACCCGTTACCAGTTCCAGCAGGTAGAGGTTCAAACAGCCGTTCGGGAGAATGGCTACGTAGCTGTAACGCTGCCCGCTGGTATAGATCCAGCCGTGACACCGATTGTGATCAATGGCGCTTACAGTCTGCTCGCCAAACTCAAAAACAGCGAAGACGAATAAAAGCCTAAACCAGCGATTCCCATTCGTATTTCCTGTTAAAGGCGGCATGCAATTGCGAACTGTTTTGCGAAACGAGTCATCGTTGAATTAGTCACTACCCTCGTTTGGGTTTCAGCGAGTTGGAACGCTTCCCCGGATCGTCCTGGGGAAGCATCGGGCTTACCTGACGAACACTATTCTGATAAAACCGGCACGAAGCCGAAAAGAGACCGGCTTACCGGTCTCGTCTTTTTATCAGGCAGGTATAATCCGCACGCATCGTCTTTTTAGTAAGTAACCTGTTTCCTAAACAGACAAGCCGGTGTGCCAGCCAACCGACAGGTACACCAACTTCCTAAACCCTTATGAACCTGACTCGTAAAGCACAACTTAACCACACGTTCGATGCCATTGTGATTGGTTCGGGCGTCAGTGGCGGCTGGGCCGCCAAAGAACTTACACAGAAAGGATTGCGGGTACTGATGCTCGAACGAGGGCGCGATCTTCAGCACGTTACCGGCTACGACACGGCAATGATGGCCCCTTGGGAGTTTGCCCATCGCGATCGTACTATCTTGCCCAAAGATGATCCAGCCCCTGATTTTCGGGTGATGGGCTACAATGAGCAAAACGGCCATTTTGTGTTCGACAACCGAAACGCACCCTACAAAGAAACCCACCCGTTTCTTTGGTACCGCCCTGACATTCTGGGTGGTAAGTCGGTCATGTGGGGGCGGCAGAGCTATCGATTTAGTGAGATGGATTTCGAAGCCAACGCCCGCGATGGGTTCGGTACCGACTGGCCGATCCGGTACAAGGATCTGGCTCCCTGGTACAGCTATGTCGAATCGTTCGCCGGGATTTCGGGCAATAAGGAAGGGCTGGACCAGTTACCCGACGGTGAGTTTTTACCGCCTATGGATATGAACTGCGTGGAAGAGCACGTTCGCGGGAAACTGAAAAGTACCATGAATCGCGTGATGACAATCGGCCGAACCGCCAACCTGTCGAAAGCCAACCCGGTGCACACCTCAATTGGTCGCGCTCCATGCCAGTACCGAAATCATTGCGCCAGAGGCTGCCCATACGGTGGCTATTTCAGTTCCCTGTCGTCTACATTACCAGCCGCCCGCAGCACTAGCCGGCTTACGGTTCGGACTGATAGCATTGTGTCGGAGGTGTTGTTTGACGAGAAAAAAGGGAAAGCAAGTGGCGTTCGGGTCATCGACGCCCGAACGAATCAGACAACCGAATACTACGCCCGGATTATCTTCCTGAATGCGTCGGCGATGGCCACAAACTTCATTCTACTCAACTCGGTTTCAACTCGGTTTCCGAACGGATTGGGTAATGAAAGTGGTACCCTCGGGAAGTACATCATGGATCATCATTTTCAGGTCGGCGCCAATGCCCAGGCTGATGGTATGGGGTTCGACGATAAATACTACTACGGGCGCCGGGCGAACGGCATCTACATTCCCCGCTACCGGAATATCGGCACCGACAAACGGACGTACCTGCGAGGCTTTGGCTATCAGGGCGGAGCATCCCGGTCTGGCTGGCAGCGACTGATTGCAGAAGCCGCTGGTCCTGATGAGGGTTTTGGAGCCGCATTGAAGGAAAACGCCACGCAGCCAGGTCCTTGGACGATGGGGATCATGGGATTCGGCGAATGCCTACCCTACGAAGACAACACGATCACGCTTAATCACAACCGCCTTGACAAGTGGGGGTTGCCAACGATTGTATTCGACGTAAAATTCCGGGAAAACGAGGAGCGTATGCGTCAGGACATGATGAATGATGCCGCCGAAATGCTTGAAGCGGCTGGTCTGAAAAATATCGCTACGTACGATCGTCATTCGATACCCGGTATGGCAGTTCATGAAACGGGCGGGGTCCGCATGGGCCGTGATCCCAAAACGTCAATGCTCAACGCGCACAATCAGCTTTGGGCAGCCAAGAATGTTTTCGTTACCGATGGCGCTTCATTTGCGTCGGTAGCTTGTCAGAACCCGTCGCTCACACTCATGGCTCTGACGGCCCGGGCGGCCGATTACGCCGTCAGCGAATTGAAAAGGCAGAACTTATAACCGGAACCTATTCTGATTTTTCGTTCATCGTCAACGATGTGCACATCGTTGACGATGAACGAAAAAGCCTACTCAGGCTTCAGTCTCTTCGGAGAGTTGACGTTAGAGTCCCCGGCGGAAAGCGGTGGGTGTATGACCAGTATACTTCTTGAATTGTTTACAAAAATGGCTTTCGTCCGTGTAGCCAAATTCCTCGGCAATCTGGGCCAGCGTCCGTGAACTATACAACAACCGGGCTTCAATCAGCTTAATTTTGTATTTGGTAATATACTGTTTGAGGGATTCCCCGGTATGTTTCTTGAAGAACAGACTAATGTAGGCCGGTGAATAGTGGAAGGCATCGGCCAGATGGTCGATACTCAGGATCGTGGGCTGGTGAATGTGCTGCCGGATATACAGCAGGATTGCCTCTAGCGAAGCGCTCACAACCGGTTTGGCCGGAACATGCCGGAACAGGTTTCGGGCCAGAATCAGCAACATGCTACGTAGCAAACTGTCGCGAATGGGGTCAAAGTAAGGAGATTGCTGCCGCAGGCTTTCTTCTTCCAGCACCGCCCGTAGGTGATGCAGCTTCTGCTTTTCCAATGGATCGGTTACGATAGACCCGCGACTCTGCGAAGAGGTGGTCAGCAACGCCCTGATCACGGGTTGCCAGGAGCCATCCTGTCCAGCGGATGCTTCGCTGTGGATCGATTCGTTGAAGCGGACAAAGCTGAACTCGGTCAGGGTGTCGATCGTAAAATGGTGGTAATCTTCGGGTCCCAATAAAAACACATCGCCAGCCTCGTAACCGAACGCATTCCCGTTGATAAAATGTGTCCCACGGCCCTTGAGGATAAAAATAATTTCGAAGTAGGTGTGTTTATGGGTAGCGTGCGCCCAGGTAGTAGCCTCAAAATGATAAATACTAAAAGGGGCGTGTAAGACGTATCGCTTCATGCAGCATCCGGACGTGCAGTAAATGTACCGATAAAGAATGGATTCTTACAACGTACATCGCTACCCCCTCCGCTACATTTGCCTTCGATAAACGGCTTTCCACCCAACCTATTCCATCGGATGATTTTTGTTACTAGCTTATTTATTTGGCTAACGGGCCTATTTGCACCAAAAAATGCGGGTGTCCCTCCAGGCTGGACCCCGTTACTGGATAAAA
Coding sequences within it:
- a CDS encoding FAD-dependent oxidoreductase, whose amino-acid sequence is MNLTRKAQLNHTFDAIVIGSGVSGGWAAKELTQKGLRVLMLERGRDLQHVTGYDTAMMAPWEFAHRDRTILPKDDPAPDFRVMGYNEQNGHFVFDNRNAPYKETHPFLWYRPDILGGKSVMWGRQSYRFSEMDFEANARDGFGTDWPIRYKDLAPWYSYVESFAGISGNKEGLDQLPDGEFLPPMDMNCVEEHVRGKLKSTMNRVMTIGRTANLSKANPVHTSIGRAPCQYRNHCARGCPYGGYFSSLSSTLPAARSTSRLTVRTDSIVSEVLFDEKKGKASGVRVIDARTNQTTEYYARIIFLNASAMATNFILLNSVSTRFPNGLGNESGTLGKYIMDHHFQVGANAQADGMGFDDKYYYGRRANGIYIPRYRNIGTDKRTYLRGFGYQGGASRSGWQRLIAEAAGPDEGFGAALKENATQPGPWTMGIMGFGECLPYEDNTITLNHNRLDKWGLPTIVFDVKFRENEERMRQDMMNDAAEMLEAAGLKNIATYDRHSIPGMAVHETGGVRMGRDPKTSMLNAHNQLWAAKNVFVTDGASFASVACQNPSLTLMALTARAADYAVSELKRQNL
- a CDS encoding efflux RND transporter periplasmic adaptor subunit, with translation MTYKLYAYSLLAVLIIVVAAGCRSTDNQGSKERTDQATATEPTNDSATAGPIQVSLTQAQYNVAAIQLGQPTVRTLHSTLKATGTIDVPASNLVSVAIPFGGYIRKIDLEPGMKVRKGQPLVQLENPDFIQLQQDYLDTKAKLEFADLDFVRQQELSRENVNALKVFQQVRASRQSLQAQLAGMSQRLAMMHIEAKKLSPNQLTRVVTIPSPVSGFVTKVPVNNGRFLNPSDVLVEITNVDHLHVQLNIYEKDISRIHAGQRVRFSLGGDSSYVHQGEIFLIGKAIAADRTITVLAHPDGYAADFIPGGYVSALIEVQTQPLPTLPESAVVRYGGKSLIYVLAKKYSNPTRYQFQQVEVQTAVRENGYVAVTLPAGIDPAVTPIVINGAYSLLAKLKNSEDE
- a CDS encoding helix-turn-helix domain-containing protein, which gives rise to MKRYVLHAPFSIYHFEATTWAHATHKHTYFEIIFILKGRGTHFINGNAFGYEAGDVFLLGPEDYHHFTIDTLTEFSFVRFNESIHSEASAGQDGSWQPVIRALLTTSSQSRGSIVTDPLEKQKLHHLRAVLEEESLRQQSPYFDPIRDSLLRSMLLILARNLFRHVPAKPVVSASLEAILLYIRQHIHQPTILSIDHLADAFHYSPAYISLFFKKHTGESLKQYITKYKIKLIEARLLYSSRTLAQIAEEFGYTDESHFCKQFKKYTGHTPTAFRRGL